One genomic segment of Virgibacillus doumboii includes these proteins:
- a CDS encoding NUDIX hydrolase, whose protein sequence is MELDKINSKLKNHSPFVLGHQEFSKFAVLLPLVLKDNEIHILFEVRSHKMRRQPGEICFPGGRMDKEDKTEQDTAVRETTEELGIIRDQIKDVFPLDYLVSPYGMIVYPYTGLITESESIKPNPSEVDEVFQVPLSFFIENPPKIHHIYSKIEPEEGFPYELIPGGENYNWRPGKIDELFYIYEDKAIWGLTAKILTHFMEVIR, encoded by the coding sequence ATGGAACTGGATAAAATTAACAGTAAACTGAAAAATCATTCGCCATTCGTCCTGGGCCATCAGGAATTTTCAAAATTTGCCGTCCTCTTGCCGCTTGTCCTAAAAGATAATGAAATCCATATTCTGTTTGAGGTTCGTTCCCATAAAATGCGGCGACAGCCTGGGGAGATTTGTTTTCCCGGGGGACGGATGGATAAAGAGGATAAAACGGAACAGGATACGGCTGTCAGAGAGACGACAGAAGAATTGGGAATCATCAGGGACCAGATTAAAGATGTATTTCCGCTGGATTATCTGGTTTCCCCGTATGGGATGATTGTTTATCCGTATACGGGTCTGATTACTGAGTCTGAATCTATAAAGCCAAATCCTTCTGAAGTTGATGAGGTGTTTCAGGTTCCGCTGTCTTTTTTTATAGAAAATCCACCAAAGATACATCACATATACTCCAAAATAGAACCGGAAGAAGGTTTCCCATATGAATTGATTCCCGGCGGTGAAAATTATAATTGGCGACCGGGTAAGATTGATGAATTATTTTATATTTATGAGGATAAAGCCATTTGGGGACTCACTGCTAAAATTTTAACGCATTTTATGGAAGTAATACGTTAA
- a CDS encoding alpha/beta hydrolase encodes MAWLNRGDLRIHYEWIESDNPHTEETMLLVHGVGLDYYSWDFIIPYFRKNYHIVRYDFRGHGGSDAGDEKLTVELLSQDLNHLISELRIKSLHIVAQGFGGLIAIHSAAQNVHILKTLVLIAVPIQYPKQLADKVVNGRKEKIQGQQSVLTLGKEIVKSICYPSTEEKIKPLLDAYRKVSPEVYFALFHSGELEAALDKFQRIEIPILILSGSEDTTYPPELNSANLNFNYNARYFTVPYASFMIQMDQPKITFDWINRFIEKNKGNRNTSEYDFHKDLTIQMYTEIRGRMNQKEAPVRTANQLKVNIMHGFSVHINGRRITEGWGKRKAKQILTYLVIQESATRDDLCDVFWPEVNITNARNRLRVSLHYLKQLLAVNDKGNSLPILVTEREHVYLQGEIQSDLLNHIKAIKDAHLTKEANEKGEKYKQILSERTDNPMPGLYEDWFLKQRNWIESEWEEMEKHLTDS; translated from the coding sequence GTGGCATGGCTTAATCGAGGGGATTTACGTATTCATTATGAATGGATTGAATCGGATAACCCGCATACAGAAGAAACAATGCTTCTGGTACACGGGGTAGGACTGGATTACTACTCGTGGGATTTTATTATTCCTTATTTCCGCAAGAATTATCATATTGTACGATACGATTTCAGGGGACATGGCGGAAGTGATGCGGGTGACGAGAAACTGACAGTTGAATTGTTATCTCAGGATCTGAATCACCTTATTTCTGAACTTCGGATAAAGTCATTACATATCGTTGCGCAGGGATTTGGCGGGTTGATAGCTATACATTCTGCGGCACAAAATGTACATATTCTAAAAACGCTTGTATTAATTGCAGTCCCGATTCAGTATCCGAAGCAACTCGCGGACAAGGTTGTGAATGGCCGAAAAGAAAAGATCCAGGGACAGCAGTCAGTATTGACACTGGGAAAGGAAATAGTAAAGTCAATTTGTTATCCCTCTACTGAAGAAAAAATCAAACCATTGCTTGATGCTTACCGTAAAGTGTCACCTGAAGTTTATTTTGCGCTGTTTCATTCGGGAGAGTTGGAAGCTGCTTTAGACAAGTTTCAGCGTATCGAAATACCAATTCTTATTTTATCAGGCTCGGAAGACACGACATATCCCCCGGAACTAAATAGTGCAAATCTGAATTTCAATTACAATGCGAGGTATTTTACCGTTCCGTATGCTTCGTTTATGATTCAGATGGATCAGCCGAAAATAACATTTGATTGGATTAATCGTTTTATTGAAAAAAATAAGGGTAACAGAAATACGTCTGAATACGACTTTCATAAAGACCTCACAATCCAAATGTATACAGAAATCAGAGGGAGGATGAATCAGAAGGAAGCCCCGGTTCGAACGGCTAATCAGCTGAAAGTAAATATTATGCATGGTTTCAGTGTTCATATTAATGGCAGGAGAATTACGGAGGGATGGGGGAAACGAAAAGCAAAACAAATTCTCACTTACCTTGTCATTCAGGAGTCAGCAACCCGCGATGATTTATGTGATGTTTTTTGGCCGGAAGTTAATATAACAAACGCCCGTAACCGGCTGCGTGTCTCCTTACATTATTTGAAGCAGCTGTTGGCCGTAAATGATAAAGGTAACAGCCTGCCGATACTCGTCACCGAGCGGGAACACGTTTATTTGCAGGGAGAAATTCAATCCGATTTGCTCAACCATATAAAAGCAATCAAAGATGCCCATTTGACGAAAGAAGCAAATGAAAAAGGAGAAAAATATAAACAAATACTAAGTGAGAGAACAGATAATCCGATGCCAGGCTTGTATGAAGACTGGTTTTTGAAGCAGCGTAATTGGATTGAGAGTGAATGGGAAGAAATGGAGAAACACCTTACTGATTCATAA
- a CDS encoding anti-repressor SinI family protein, giving the protein MGEEVITGLDREWVELISEAKRQGITKDDLHDLFSGSGKKCVMEDNLIVSIKNRPAWQSSRK; this is encoded by the coding sequence ATGGGGGAGGAAGTAATTACAGGACTTGATCGGGAGTGGGTAGAACTGATTTCGGAGGCGAAGCGGCAAGGAATAACCAAGGACGATTTGCATGATCTTTTCAGTGGAAGCGGCAAAAAATGTGTTATGGAGGATAATCTAATCGTCAGTATTAAAAACAGACCCGCTTGGCAGAGTAGTCGAAAGTAA
- a CDS encoding hydroxymethylglutaryl-CoA lyase, producing the protein MGRWPEFVQIKEVGPRDGLQNEKKHVSTADKVHWINMLSDSGVKEIEYSSFVHPKWVPALSDAHEVGQKIKRNPDVRYSALVPNMKGLELALEAGIDGASVFMSASESHNKKNINKSIDETYPILQEVINEAKQAGKHVTGYVSTVFDCPYEGKITPEQVVRVCDRLFEFGVDDISLGDTIGTAVPSQVDQLLDVVLARFSKEKIIMHYHDTRGMAIANIMASMEYGITRFDSSIGGLGGCPYAPGAAGNVATNDVLYLLHGLGIETGMNDKKLQEAALYIQNKLGKTLPSKSLAYTASQL; encoded by the coding sequence ATGGGACGTTGGCCGGAGTTTGTTCAGATTAAGGAAGTTGGACCGCGTGACGGACTGCAGAATGAGAAGAAACATGTTTCAACGGCAGACAAGGTGCACTGGATTAATATGCTTTCCGATTCGGGAGTTAAGGAAATCGAGTATTCATCATTCGTTCATCCGAAGTGGGTACCTGCGTTATCTGATGCGCACGAAGTCGGTCAGAAAATCAAGCGCAATCCGGATGTCCGTTATTCTGCACTGGTTCCAAATATGAAAGGCCTGGAACTTGCACTGGAAGCTGGCATTGACGGCGCCTCCGTATTCATGTCCGCCAGTGAATCGCATAACAAGAAAAATATTAATAAATCAATTGATGAAACGTATCCGATACTGCAGGAAGTCATTAATGAAGCAAAGCAAGCCGGCAAACATGTAACGGGTTATGTATCGACCGTATTCGATTGCCCGTATGAAGGTAAAATCACACCTGAACAGGTCGTTCGTGTTTGCGATAGACTGTTCGAATTTGGCGTTGATGACATTTCGCTTGGTGACACGATTGGCACGGCTGTACCTTCACAGGTCGACCAGCTTCTGGATGTTGTACTCGCGCGTTTCTCAAAAGAAAAAATAATTATGCATTACCATGACACAAGAGGTATGGCCATTGCCAATATTATGGCGTCAATGGAATATGGAATTACCCGCTTTGACAGTTCAATCGGCGGTCTGGGCGGTTGCCCGTATGCTCCGGGTGCTGCGGGTAATGTGGCAACGAACGATGTATTATACTTGCTGCACGGACTTGGAATTGAGACAGGAATGAACGATAAAAAACTTCAGGAAGCAGCACTTTATATTCAAAATAAACTTGGAAAAACCCTTCCGAGTAAGTCGCTTGCATACACCGCAAGCCAGCTTTGA
- a CDS encoding methyl-accepting chemotaxis protein, whose protein sequence is MIKNLFKKEVHTPVEPEIQSNESEEKEIEIKEKLNQFSGNLASLAEKANSQANENKNYVDSITDSSVKQAEKSMQNTLLIEELNELISKIDDRSGSVEIKIDKTKKTTEDGEETIIKLKNISMENLDISQQIVTDILDLNKQIEQISTFTETIKKIAKQTDLLSLNASIEAAKAGEYGSGFAVVAEEVRKLAEQSATATKDIEETIVVVEEQVKHTVEHIEKTNDIAGKQDEVVKETNESFNNIVATVEEIKEALLMVNESANEIRQKNEELSNNNVEIQEISEENTEQAYQSAESMEELTNSTKEVAKHAEELADYAGDFEKEKIGTS, encoded by the coding sequence TTGATTAAAAATTTGTTCAAAAAAGAAGTACATACACCTGTAGAACCTGAGATTCAAAGCAATGAGTCGGAAGAAAAGGAAATTGAAATAAAAGAAAAGCTGAATCAGTTTTCCGGTAACTTGGCTTCGTTGGCAGAGAAGGCAAACTCGCAGGCAAATGAAAATAAAAACTACGTTGACAGTATAACAGACAGCTCGGTGAAACAGGCTGAGAAATCCATGCAGAATACGCTCTTAATAGAAGAACTGAATGAGCTTATTTCCAAAATCGATGATAGGTCCGGAAGTGTGGAAATAAAGATCGATAAAACAAAAAAAACCACTGAAGATGGAGAAGAAACAATCATCAAGCTGAAAAATATTTCGATGGAAAACCTGGACATATCTCAGCAAATTGTCACGGATATATTAGATTTGAATAAGCAGATTGAACAAATTAGCACTTTCACAGAAACGATAAAGAAAATTGCTAAACAAACCGATTTATTATCGTTGAATGCGTCTATTGAGGCGGCAAAAGCCGGAGAATACGGAAGCGGGTTTGCAGTCGTGGCCGAAGAAGTACGGAAACTGGCGGAGCAATCAGCGACTGCAACGAAAGATATCGAGGAAACAATTGTGGTTGTTGAAGAACAGGTCAAACACACGGTTGAGCACATTGAAAAAACGAATGATATCGCCGGTAAACAGGATGAAGTCGTAAAGGAGACCAATGAATCCTTTAATAATATCGTTGCTACGGTTGAAGAAATCAAAGAAGCATTATTAATGGTGAATGAAAGTGCAAATGAAATCAGACAAAAGAATGAAGAGTTGAGCAATAATAATGTAGAAATCCAGGAAATCAGCGAAGAAAACACAGAACAAGCATACCAGTCAGCTGAAAGTATGGAAGAATTAACGAATTCCACGAAAGAAGTGGCAAAACATGCGGAGGAATTGGCTGATTATGCTGGGGACTTTGAAAAAGAGAAGATTGGAACGAGCTAA
- a CDS encoding calcium/sodium antiporter — protein sequence MTYMLLIVGFALLIKGADFFVEGASKIARALHVSPLLIGLTIVAFGTSSPEGTVSIVAALEESAGVSIGNVIGSNIFNITLVVGLTAILNPLSVKRETIRKQIPFTLLASIAFLILISDIRLQSLGENLLTRSDGLIFLLFFAIFLYYLFEVARTSKDEVNDQSEDSKTNSWVKNIALTIGGLAAIIFGGELVVSNATDIAISFGMSETMVGLTIVAVGTSLPELITSVTAAVKKESEIAVGNIVGSNIFNILLVLGSASVISPLAVDSQVFADSLLMILLTGLLLIFSRTSYRVGKTEGMILVAAYVLYMAYVIMRNLM from the coding sequence GTGACTTATATGTTATTAATTGTGGGATTTGCTCTGCTAATTAAAGGTGCTGATTTCTTTGTTGAAGGTGCTTCAAAAATCGCCCGGGCACTGCATGTTTCCCCATTATTGATTGGTTTAACAATTGTAGCGTTTGGTACAAGCTCGCCGGAAGGAACCGTCAGTATTGTTGCTGCATTGGAGGAAAGTGCGGGCGTTTCGATTGGTAATGTAATCGGAAGCAATATTTTTAATATTACGCTGGTTGTTGGTCTGACAGCAATCCTGAATCCGCTGTCAGTAAAACGGGAGACCATCCGCAAACAGATCCCGTTTACCTTATTAGCTAGTATAGCTTTTCTTATCCTGATTAGTGATATCCGCCTTCAGTCGCTGGGAGAAAACCTGCTGACAAGAAGTGACGGACTGATTTTCCTGCTGTTCTTTGCGATTTTCTTATACTATTTGTTCGAAGTTGCCAGAACATCCAAAGATGAAGTTAACGATCAAAGCGAGGACAGCAAAACAAATTCATGGGTAAAAAACATCGCATTAACGATTGGTGGTCTGGCAGCAATTATTTTTGGCGGGGAACTGGTTGTCAGTAATGCAACAGACATCGCCATTTCATTTGGAATGAGCGAAACCATGGTTGGACTGACCATTGTGGCAGTCGGCACGTCATTACCGGAATTGATAACATCTGTCACGGCAGCTGTCAAAAAAGAAAGTGAGATTGCAGTCGGAAATATCGTCGGAAGTAATATATTTAATATCCTGCTCGTTCTCGGAAGTGCCTCTGTTATTTCACCGCTTGCTGTTGACAGCCAGGTTTTCGCTGATTCCTTATTAATGATCCTCCTGACCGGGCTCTTGCTCATTTTCTCAAGAACCAGCTACAGAGTCGGAAAAACTGAGGGCATGATACTGGTTGCCGCGTATGTACTGTACATGGCTTATGTCATTATGAGGAATTTAATGTGA
- a CDS encoding Bax inhibitor-1/YccA family protein, translating to MARLGSYSQTANPAWSNKAFQSGDYIANRMTLQGTVNRTMFLFLALLITALFTWNQYFNGNTSTVTGLLILGLIAGFILALITIFVPKASPFTSIPYALAEGLVLGGISAMYESQYYGITMQAAMLTFGVLLFMLLLYKTGLIKVTKKFRIGVLCATGAILLAYLATFIMRLFGMHDVLYLHNSGPIGILISVGIVIVAALNLALDFDLIERGVKRQAPKYMEWYGAFGLMVTLVWLYLEILRLIAKLRR from the coding sequence TTGGCTCGTTTAGGATCCTATTCACAAACTGCAAATCCGGCATGGAGCAATAAAGCGTTTCAGTCCGGAGATTATATTGCAAACCGGATGACCTTGCAGGGAACAGTTAATCGGACGATGTTTTTGTTTCTCGCTTTGCTTATCACGGCACTATTCACTTGGAATCAATATTTCAATGGTAACACCTCTACCGTGACAGGCTTACTGATACTCGGTTTAATTGCCGGGTTTATTCTGGCATTGATTACAATTTTTGTTCCAAAGGCTTCTCCGTTTACGTCTATTCCATATGCACTTGCTGAAGGCCTGGTACTCGGCGGAATATCAGCAATGTATGAATCACAGTATTATGGCATAACTATGCAGGCTGCAATGCTGACATTTGGCGTTCTTCTTTTCATGTTACTGTTGTACAAAACCGGACTGATCAAGGTTACCAAAAAATTCAGGATTGGCGTACTTTGTGCAACAGGTGCCATTTTACTCGCATATTTGGCAACCTTCATTATGCGACTGTTTGGAATGCATGATGTCCTATACCTGCACAACAGCGGCCCAATCGGCATCCTGATTAGCGTTGGGATTGTTATTGTGGCTGCATTGAATCTGGCACTTGATTTTGACCTGATTGAAAGAGGTGTAAAGCGCCAGGCACCAAAATATATGGAATGGTATGGTGCATTCGGGCTGATGGTGACATTGGTCTGGCTTTACCTTGAAATTCTGCGTTTGATTGCAAAACTGCGAAGGTGA
- a CDS encoding dicarboxylate/amino acid:cation symporter, with protein sequence MKAIWRSYIEASLILKITIALILGIIVGLIFGPDASVLAPFGDLLLRLLKFLIVPLVLFTLIVGVNQSKMGDLGRMGGKVFGYYVLTSAFAIIVGISVASLFDPGTGMTLDTSEKFEVPENPGVTSVILSIVPENIITAFSELNLLGIIFTALAFGIAISALRSSKEYGELGESVYNVVNGLNEATLNIMRVIIQYIPIGIFAIIADVVGNQGADALIELGSMVGVLYVALIVQLVFYIIFMILSKVNIKQFFSKARTPMVTAFVTQSSSGTLPITLDAAKNLKLSKSLYGFSLPLGATMNMDGAAIRIAVSAVFAANVIGDPLSFADMLQVVLIGTLASVGTAGVPGAGIIMIATVFAQVGLPMEAVGLLTAIDVLVGMGCTALNVTGDLAGTSIINKSEAKRKKEQPIAK encoded by the coding sequence ATGAAGGCCATTTGGAGAAGTTATATTGAGGCGTCGCTTATTTTGAAAATCACCATTGCACTCATTCTTGGTATTATCGTCGGGTTAATCTTTGGACCGGATGCATCTGTCCTGGCGCCTTTCGGGGATTTGCTGCTCCGTCTGCTTAAGTTTCTGATTGTACCACTTGTACTGTTTACATTAATTGTCGGGGTCAATCAGTCAAAAATGGGTGATCTGGGGCGCATGGGCGGAAAGGTGTTTGGATATTACGTACTCACATCTGCTTTCGCCATCATCGTTGGAATCTCTGTCGCGAGCTTGTTCGATCCGGGTACCGGGATGACGCTTGATACAAGCGAAAAATTTGAAGTACCTGAAAATCCAGGCGTCACAAGTGTTATCTTAAGTATCGTTCCGGAAAATATTATAACTGCTTTCAGTGAACTCAATCTGCTGGGAATTATTTTCACCGCACTTGCGTTTGGAATTGCGATTTCTGCTTTAAGGTCGTCAAAAGAATATGGTGAACTCGGCGAAAGTGTTTATAACGTTGTAAATGGATTAAATGAAGCAACGTTGAACATCATGCGGGTTATCATACAATATATACCAATCGGGATTTTTGCCATTATTGCAGATGTCGTCGGCAACCAGGGGGCAGATGCGTTAATTGAACTTGGCAGTATGGTAGGCGTACTCTATGTTGCACTAATAGTTCAGCTTGTGTTTTACATTATTTTCATGATTTTATCAAAAGTAAATATAAAACAATTCTTTTCAAAGGCACGCACACCTATGGTAACTGCTTTTGTTACACAAAGCAGTTCGGGTACATTGCCAATAACATTGGATGCTGCGAAAAATTTGAAGCTGTCCAAGAGCCTTTATGGCTTTAGCTTACCATTAGGCGCCACCATGAATATGGATGGTGCGGCTATCCGTATAGCTGTATCAGCTGTCTTTGCAGCAAATGTAATCGGTGACCCGCTCAGCTTTGCCGACATGCTGCAGGTCGTACTGATTGGTACACTGGCATCTGTTGGTACTGCAGGAGTTCCCGGTGCCGGCATTATTATGATAGCCACTGTCTTTGCACAGGTAGGACTGCCAATGGAAGCAGTCGGACTATTGACTGCCATTGATGTACTTGTCGGAATGGGCTGTACTGCCTTGAATGTTACCGGTGACTTGGCCGGAACGTCGATCATTAATAAATCGGAAGCGAAACGGAAAAAGGAACAACCTATTGCAAAATAA
- a CDS encoding helix-turn-helix domain-containing protein: MGKKVKQARVRCKKTQQQIADQCGISKSLLSKIENGQTSSAVATLSKISEAMDVPLSWVLDGHPETDLVVLPKAERRISANDENMGYSFELLANRSRFSRIEPTIVHVTPKDTNLRHEPYTHSQDEFIYIVEGSIDLFYDGEKQIMEKGDTAYFRGVKPHLFIPVDNDGAKVLTVFIDSDA, translated from the coding sequence ATTGGAAAAAAAGTAAAACAAGCACGCGTGCGTTGCAAAAAAACACAGCAGCAAATAGCAGATCAGTGCGGCATCTCCAAAAGCCTGTTGTCAAAAATAGAAAATGGACAAACATCATCCGCCGTTGCAACGTTATCGAAAATCAGTGAAGCAATGGATGTACCACTGTCCTGGGTCCTGGACGGGCATCCTGAAACAGATCTTGTCGTGCTTCCAAAAGCAGAACGGCGAATAAGTGCGAACGATGAAAATATGGGGTATTCCTTTGAACTGCTTGCGAACAGATCCCGCTTTTCACGGATTGAGCCGACAATAGTACATGTCACCCCAAAGGACACAAATCTGAGGCATGAACCGTATACCCATTCACAGGACGAGTTTATTTATATTGTGGAAGGCTCGATTGATTTGTTTTACGACGGGGAAAAGCAGATCATGGAAAAAGGGGATACGGCTTATTTCAGAGGTGTCAAACCGCATTTATTCATCCCGGTGGATAATGACGGGGCCAAAGTGCTGACAGTATTTATTGACAGTGACGCCTAG